In a single window of the Pandoraea pulmonicola genome:
- the thiC gene encoding phosphomethylpyrimidine synthase ThiC — MNANPKFLSANARVDEAAIAPLPNSRKIYVSGSRPDIRVPMREISQADTPTSFGGEKNPPIFVYDTSGPYTDPNAKIDIRSGLPALRAAWIDERGDTEALPGLTSAYGRERAADAATAELRFPGLHRTPRRAKAGKNVTQMHYARQGIITPEMEYIAIRENLRRQEYIESVRRAGPQGERLANLLSRQHPGQHFGASLPAEITPEFVRSEVARGRAIIPNNINHPESEPMIIGRNFLVKINANIGNSAVTSSIGEEVDKMTWAIRWGGDTVMDLSTGKHIHETREWILRNSPVPIGTVPIYQALEKVNGKAEELTWEMFRDTLIEQAEQGVDYFTIHAGVRLAYVPMTANRMTGIVSRGGSIMAKWCLAHHKESFLYTHFEEICEIMKAYDVAFSLGDGLRPGSIYDANDEAQLSELKTLGELTQIAWKHDVQVMIEGPGHVPMQLIKENMDLQLEYCDEAPFYTLGPLTTDIAPGYDHITSGIGAATIGWYGTAMLCYVTPKEHLGLPNKDDVKEGIITYKLAAHAADLAKGHPGAQIRDNALSKARFEFRWEDQFNLGLDPDKAREFHDETLPKDSAKVAHFCSMCGPHFCSMKITQDVRDYAAKQGITDEAALKQGMEVKAVEFVKSGAEIYRRT; from the coding sequence ATGAACGCCAATCCGAAGTTCCTCTCAGCCAACGCGCGCGTGGACGAAGCCGCGATCGCACCGCTGCCCAATTCCCGCAAGATCTACGTGAGCGGCTCGCGCCCCGACATCCGCGTGCCGATGCGCGAGATCTCGCAAGCCGACACGCCGACGAGCTTCGGCGGCGAGAAGAACCCGCCGATCTTCGTCTACGACACGTCGGGTCCTTACACCGATCCGAACGCCAAGATCGACATCCGCTCGGGGCTGCCGGCACTGCGCGCCGCCTGGATCGACGAGCGCGGCGACACCGAAGCGCTGCCTGGACTCACTTCGGCCTACGGCCGCGAGCGCGCCGCCGACGCCGCCACCGCCGAGTTGCGCTTCCCCGGCCTGCACCGCACGCCGCGCCGCGCCAAGGCCGGCAAGAACGTGACGCAGATGCACTACGCGCGTCAGGGCATCATCACGCCCGAGATGGAGTACATCGCGATTCGCGAAAACCTGCGCCGTCAGGAATACATCGAGAGCGTGCGCCGCGCCGGTCCGCAGGGCGAGCGTCTCGCCAATCTGCTCTCGCGCCAGCACCCGGGCCAGCACTTCGGTGCGAGCCTCCCCGCCGAGATCACGCCGGAATTCGTGCGCAGCGAAGTCGCGCGCGGGCGCGCCATCATCCCGAACAACATCAACCACCCGGAATCGGAGCCGATGATCATCGGCCGCAACTTCCTCGTGAAGATCAACGCGAACATCGGCAACTCGGCCGTGACGTCGTCGATCGGCGAAGAAGTCGACAAGATGACGTGGGCGATCCGCTGGGGCGGCGACACCGTGATGGATCTGTCGACCGGCAAGCACATTCACGAAACGCGTGAGTGGATTCTGCGCAACAGCCCGGTGCCCATCGGCACGGTGCCGATCTACCAGGCGCTCGAAAAGGTCAACGGCAAGGCCGAAGAGCTGACGTGGGAAATGTTCCGCGACACGCTCATCGAGCAGGCCGAGCAGGGCGTCGACTACTTCACGATCCACGCCGGCGTGCGCCTCGCGTACGTGCCGATGACCGCCAACCGCATGACGGGCATCGTGAGCCGCGGCGGCTCGATCATGGCGAAGTGGTGCCTCGCGCATCACAAGGAGAGCTTCCTGTACACGCACTTCGAAGAGATCTGCGAAATCATGAAGGCCTATGACGTCGCGTTCTCGCTCGGCGACGGCCTGCGTCCCGGCTCGATCTACGACGCCAACGACGAAGCGCAGCTCTCCGAGCTCAAGACGCTCGGCGAACTCACGCAGATCGCCTGGAAGCACGATGTGCAGGTGATGATCGAAGGCCCGGGTCACGTGCCGATGCAGCTCATCAAGGAGAACATGGATCTCCAGCTCGAGTACTGCGACGAGGCCCCGTTTTATACCCTCGGCCCGCTGACGACCGACATCGCCCCCGGCTACGACCACATCACGTCGGGCATCGGCGCGGCGACCATCGGCTGGTACGGCACGGCCATGCTGTGCTACGTCACGCCGAAGGAGCACCTGGGCTTGCCGAACAAGGACGACGTGAAGGAAGGCATCATCACGTACAAGCTCGCCGCCCACGCCGCCGATCTCGCCAAGGGCCACCCGGGCGCGCAGATTCGCGACAACGCGCTGTCGAAGGCACGCTTCGAGTTCCGCTGGGAAGACCAGTTCAACCTGGGCCTCGACCCGGACAAGGCGCGTGAATTCCACGACGAAACGCTGCCGAAGGACTCCGCCAAGGTGGCGCATTTCTGCTCGATGTGCGGGCCGCATTTCTGCTCGATGAAGATCACGCAGGACGTGCGCGACTACGCCGCCAAGCAAGGCATTACCGACGAGGCTGCGCTCAAGCAAGGCATGGAAGTGAAGGCCGTCGAGTTCGTCAAGAGCGGTGCCGAGATCTATCGCCGCACCTGA
- a CDS encoding hemolysin family protein yields MSGYGFLFSIFLLVLASAFFSASEISLTAAKRTKLQVLMEKGDAQAVKVLALKEQPGNFFTVVQIGVNAVAVLGGVLGESFLTGYLFSWLSPVADQALALRLASIGSFLFITIAFIQFADLIPKRLAMVNPERVAMAIIDPMLLCLKVLRPLVYVFNGVANVFLRIFKLPTHAIENITSEDIAAMVGAGAEAGVLRKQELHLIENVFELESRTVGSVMTFRDDVVYFTIAEEERSIRQKITESPHSKYLVCRDEIDNVLGYVDSKDLLQRIASEDLSSVIRNLDRLYAKKLLVIPDTLNLSEALARFKEARESFAVIINEYGLVVGVVTLNDIVGALMGDVVHPADEDQIVQRDERSWLVDGVTSVEDVKKTLDIDELPGEGEYETIAGFMIYQLKRIPKKSEATEAAGYKFEVVDIDNYKIDQLLVTRLGSVTEEAAIIAPPTDQAS; encoded by the coding sequence ATGAGTGGTTACGGCTTTCTCTTCAGTATCTTTTTGCTCGTCCTGGCGAGCGCCTTCTTTTCCGCCTCCGAAATTTCCCTCACGGCTGCCAAGCGCACCAAGCTTCAGGTGTTGATGGAAAAGGGCGACGCGCAAGCGGTCAAAGTGCTCGCGCTCAAGGAGCAGCCCGGCAATTTCTTCACCGTCGTGCAGATCGGCGTGAACGCGGTCGCCGTGCTGGGCGGTGTGCTCGGGGAGAGTTTCCTCACGGGCTATCTGTTCAGCTGGCTCTCGCCCGTCGCCGATCAGGCGCTCGCGCTACGGCTCGCGAGCATCGGCTCATTCCTGTTCATCACGATCGCGTTCATCCAGTTCGCGGATCTGATCCCGAAGCGGCTTGCGATGGTCAACCCGGAGCGCGTCGCGATGGCCATCATCGATCCGATGCTGCTCTGCCTGAAGGTGCTGCGTCCGCTCGTCTATGTCTTCAACGGCGTGGCCAACGTGTTCCTGCGCATCTTCAAGCTGCCGACGCATGCCATCGAGAACATCACCTCCGAGGACATCGCGGCGATGGTCGGCGCCGGTGCGGAGGCCGGCGTGTTGCGCAAGCAGGAACTGCATCTGATCGAAAACGTGTTCGAACTGGAATCGCGCACGGTCGGCTCGGTCATGACCTTCCGTGACGACGTGGTGTATTTCACCATCGCCGAGGAAGAACGCAGCATTCGCCAGAAGATCACGGAGAGCCCGCATTCGAAATATCTCGTGTGTCGCGACGAAATCGACAACGTGCTCGGCTACGTCGACTCGAAGGATCTGCTCCAGCGCATCGCGAGCGAAGACCTGTCGAGCGTGATCCGCAATCTGGATCGTCTGTACGCGAAAAAGCTGCTTGTGATCCCCGACACGCTCAACCTGTCCGAAGCGCTGGCCCGCTTCAAGGAAGCGCGGGAGAGCTTTGCCGTCATCATCAACGAGTACGGGCTGGTGGTCGGTGTGGTCACGCTCAACGACATCGTCGGCGCGCTCATGGGTGACGTCGTTCACCCCGCCGACGAAGACCAGATCGTGCAGCGCGATGAGCGCTCGTGGCTCGTTGACGGTGTGACTTCGGTGGAAGACGTGAAGAAAACGCTCGACATCGACGAGTTGCCGGGCGAAGGCGAGTACGAGACCATCGCCGGCTTCATGATCTATCAGCTCAAGCGCATTCCGAAAAAATCGGAAGCGACCGAAGCGGCGGGCTACAAGTTCGAAGTGGTCGACATCGACAACTACAAGATCGACCAGTTGCTCGTCACGCGCCTCGGTTCTGTTACCGAAGAAGCGGCGATTATCGCGCCCCCGACGGATCAGGCATCGTAG
- the recD gene encoding exodeoxyribonuclease V subunit alpha, with translation MSDIRTSSGTGKAAVRRDKGDMFHVGHAGHGDHTNGASGTPLADSGGVRLAQGFARRMALLARGRGVDDVTCRYVWRAALAVSLATAEGHVCVPLDNLLDAQASGELFPGDAPALSVWRDALFGSGLCAPASLAFALAGDAQADAFPLLLDEHDRLYLARYYGYEARLAAALGRKLAAGGHMSITPDDRARLRRYFGDGVLVGPDGKHEPNWQMAAAALALQRSLVVLSGGPGTGKTTTVVGLLACLLERDANLRVALAAPTGKAAQRMQEALTARQDLPETVRQALPDAAVTLHRLLGVLPESAEQVGRRFRHHAGNPLPYDLIVVDEASMIDLSMATQLLEAVPDGARLILLGDKDQLAAVEAGAVFGELSAQRSFSPGMRARLLDALEWPQGEPPPPGPLASGEASRAARGLEDTVVWLERNYRFGSHSAIGRLATAIKAGKVIEARREFTVADASASASVSVSTSASTLVKTESLEGANPQTTAADRVLLSEDGGIQLSPANLNALADGYAAYLDALADAVTMIGQLGDPAAATTADIAMVAQPVFAAFGRFRVLCATRGGRRGVEFLGAQLTTVLARRAGVALGAGGGAWFAGRPVLVTQNEYALNLFNGDIGIALPLGPSGTLRVAFATPDGGYRLYSPASLPAHETAFAMTIHKSQGSEFERVAIVLPEQASRVLSRELIYTGVTRARRQAWVCAPWQVIASAIARPTQRDGGLTDRLTQVLATMPDPSGAR, from the coding sequence ATGAGCGACATTCGTACTTCGAGCGGCACTGGCAAGGCGGCCGTCAGGCGCGATAAGGGCGACATGTTCCATGTGGGGCATGCCGGGCATGGCGACCATACCAATGGCGCTTCCGGCACACCGCTGGCCGACAGTGGGGGCGTACGGCTCGCGCAGGGCTTCGCGCGCCGCATGGCATTGCTCGCGCGCGGACGCGGGGTTGACGACGTCACGTGCCGGTATGTCTGGCGGGCGGCACTTGCCGTCAGCCTTGCGACCGCCGAAGGCCACGTGTGTGTACCCCTCGACAACCTGCTCGACGCGCAAGCGAGCGGCGAACTGTTTCCCGGCGATGCGCCGGCGCTGTCCGTCTGGCGCGATGCCCTGTTCGGCAGTGGCCTCTGCGCCCCGGCAAGTCTCGCATTTGCCCTTGCGGGCGACGCTCAGGCAGACGCTTTCCCCTTGTTGCTCGATGAGCACGACCGGCTTTATCTGGCGCGCTATTACGGCTACGAGGCGCGTCTGGCGGCGGCCCTGGGGCGCAAGCTGGCGGCGGGTGGCCACATGTCGATCACGCCTGACGATCGCGCTCGTCTGCGCCGCTATTTCGGCGATGGCGTGCTCGTCGGCCCCGATGGCAAGCACGAACCGAACTGGCAGATGGCCGCGGCGGCACTGGCGCTGCAGCGCTCGTTGGTGGTGCTCAGCGGCGGTCCGGGCACGGGCAAGACAACGACGGTGGTTGGGCTGCTGGCATGTCTGCTGGAGAGAGACGCTAACTTGCGCGTCGCGCTCGCAGCCCCCACGGGCAAGGCGGCCCAGCGCATGCAGGAAGCGCTGACGGCGCGCCAGGATCTGCCCGAAACGGTGCGCCAGGCGTTGCCCGACGCGGCCGTGACGTTGCACCGCTTGCTCGGCGTGCTGCCGGAGTCGGCGGAGCAGGTGGGCAGACGCTTCCGTCACCACGCGGGCAATCCGCTGCCGTACGACCTGATCGTCGTGGACGAGGCGTCGATGATCGATCTGTCGATGGCGACGCAGTTGCTCGAAGCCGTGCCGGATGGCGCGCGTCTGATCCTGCTCGGCGACAAGGACCAATTGGCGGCCGTGGAGGCGGGGGCGGTGTTCGGCGAACTGAGTGCGCAGCGCTCGTTCTCGCCCGGGATGCGGGCGCGGTTGCTGGATGCGCTCGAATGGCCGCAAGGCGAACCGCCGCCGCCGGGGCCGCTGGCCTCCGGCGAGGCGTCGCGCGCGGCGCGGGGGCTCGAGGATACGGTGGTCTGGCTGGAGCGCAATTATCGCTTCGGTTCGCACTCGGCCATCGGCCGGCTCGCCACGGCGATCAAGGCAGGCAAGGTCATCGAGGCTCGCAGGGAGTTCACCGTGGCGGATGCGTCGGCATCAGCGTCGGTATCGGTATCGACATCGGCATCGACATTGGTGAAGACGGAATCGCTAGAAGGAGCAAACCCGCAAACCACGGCTGCCGATCGCGTACTCCTCAGCGAGGATGGCGGAATTCAGTTGTCGCCAGCGAATCTGAACGCGCTCGCCGACGGCTATGCGGCATATCTCGATGCACTGGCCGACGCGGTCACGATGATCGGGCAGCTTGGCGACCCGGCCGCGGCGACGACGGCGGATATCGCGATGGTGGCGCAACCGGTGTTCGCGGCATTTGGCCGGTTTCGCGTGCTGTGCGCGACACGGGGCGGGCGACGTGGCGTCGAGTTTCTCGGCGCGCAGCTCACCACGGTGCTGGCGCGTCGCGCGGGCGTCGCCCTCGGCGCGGGGGGCGGCGCCTGGTTCGCCGGGCGTCCCGTCCTGGTAACGCAAAACGAGTATGCACTGAACCTGTTCAACGGCGACATCGGCATCGCGCTGCCGCTGGGCCCGTCGGGCACGTTGCGCGTAGCATTCGCGACCCCGGACGGCGGCTACCGTCTCTATTCCCCGGCGAGTCTGCCCGCGCACGAGACGGCGTTCGCGATGACGATTCACAAATCTCAGGGATCGGAATTCGAGCGCGTGGCGATCGTGCTGCCGGAGCAGGCGAGCCGCGTGCTCTCACGCGAGCTCATTTACACCGGGGTGACACGTGCACGCCGTCAGGCTTGGGTCTGTGCGCCGTGGCAGGTGATCGCGTCGGCCATCGCGCGTCCGACGCAGCGCGATGGTGGACTGACCGACCGGCTCACGCAGGTGCTCGCTACGATGCCTGATCCGTCGGGGGCGCGATAA
- the recB gene encoding exodeoxyribonuclease V subunit beta, which translates to MTQLIDLDVFHCDLDGVCLIEASAGTGKTWNICALYVRLLLEKQLTVEQILVVTFTNAATAELRERIRDRLAGLVAAMAPVFDDDDGQTSDEEDGDDGFPDFDPNASDDPLFNVMIAGLVERADMTPKAIRACLQTALRGFDQASIHTIHGFCQRALAEVPFAAGLPFAYELVPDDNGVRHDLAVEFWRRVVEPLAAQDDGFAAWLVDRKRSPGTLTDQLARRLKKPMSALRWPVALDADARTLQDETLLATYRAAYECWEAEASAIADLMRAALPAYRKNIYHEASLAQAVGAWQRYLNARDVGALLSPKAELLTSTRLAKDIKKGETPPEHRFFEMADMLVRARADADERYAMQWLRILREWLMHAPEQLAQRKRELRVVSFDDLLGNIARALAQHPDLAQALRARYPCALIDEFQDTDPLQFAIFSAVYGQGDAAADDEGRGPMFMVGDPKQAIYSFRAADLHTYLAARENADAAYTLAVNQRSTPAIIEAGNRLFGANDRAFVLDGLDYPPVRPGSRRRAPLSDVRSVADLTVWWLPDDEPLSKDEAQQACARATAAEVARLLAGASRGDVCIGERPLAPGDIAVIVQTHRQGALMKAMLAEHAVGSVELTQDSVFASEEAETLLRVLRAVESPGDVRALRAALATELFGLDATALYRMQTSEASDAEAIAWIERLQRYRQLWIERGFSAMWRTLMRELGLAARLVAQAGGERRLTNFMHLAELAQARWAEQPGMPALLRWLASQRNASGGEEAQLRLESDQNLVQIVTVHKSKGLEYGVVFCPFLWDGAVRDGGSLDGLEYHDGPTAVIDFTDAAGKGTPAAAALRREQSAEQVRLLYVALTRAVYRCYLAAGIYASRRSVKEACGGMLNWLAAGQGMAFDAWIASTLDTDERVQTIRSAWKALASGPIGMTPLPMGDALDTETRVAHEAPPELTTRSSTRALREVWRIGSFSGLLAGMHTGPQLGGGQLSAPERTRPDYDAQANAGPTFALPPTGDDTWPPADDILRFPRGPAAGESLHRVFELADFQSRSQWPHAVARALRERPPGRGAEQNDVWRAMMMNMLADTVTTPLRPGLQLADVAMSERLTEMEFTYPADAVSLDALRGVLRQFGYPDLPLDATVLRGYLKGFIDLVFRHGGQWWILDWKSNYLGTAPENYGEDGLREAMAEHGYHLQYLLYTLALHRYLRRRLPDYDYDRDMAGSLYLFVRGVRPDWASAHLAGDEVPGVFFDKPSREMVDALDRLFAAGENSALAEALSLDGLDALDANDTIIGQGNAGAAPGEDA; encoded by the coding sequence ATGACGCAGCTCATCGACCTCGACGTATTCCATTGCGACCTCGATGGGGTGTGTCTGATCGAGGCCTCCGCCGGGACGGGCAAGACGTGGAACATCTGCGCGCTGTACGTGCGTCTGTTGCTCGAGAAGCAACTGACGGTCGAACAGATTCTCGTCGTCACCTTCACCAACGCGGCAACGGCCGAACTGCGCGAGCGCATTCGCGACCGTCTGGCGGGACTGGTTGCCGCGATGGCGCCCGTCTTCGATGACGACGACGGGCAGACGTCGGACGAAGAAGACGGAGACGACGGATTCCCCGACTTCGATCCCAATGCGAGCGACGACCCGCTATTCAACGTGATGATCGCGGGGCTGGTCGAACGCGCAGACATGACGCCCAAGGCGATTCGCGCGTGTCTGCAAACGGCTTTGCGCGGCTTCGATCAGGCGTCGATCCACACGATCCACGGCTTCTGCCAGCGCGCGCTGGCAGAGGTGCCGTTTGCGGCCGGCCTGCCGTTCGCCTACGAACTGGTGCCGGACGACAACGGTGTGCGCCACGATCTGGCCGTCGAGTTCTGGCGTCGCGTGGTCGAACCCCTCGCGGCGCAGGACGACGGGTTCGCCGCGTGGCTGGTCGATCGCAAGCGTTCGCCGGGCACGCTCACCGATCAGTTGGCCCGCCGCCTGAAAAAGCCGATGTCGGCGCTGCGCTGGCCGGTGGCCCTGGACGCGGACGCCCGGACGTTGCAAGACGAGACGTTGCTTGCCACCTATCGCGCGGCGTACGAGTGCTGGGAGGCGGAAGCGTCGGCGATTGCCGATCTGATGCGCGCGGCGTTGCCGGCGTACAGGAAGAACATCTATCACGAGGCGTCGCTTGCCCAGGCGGTGGGCGCCTGGCAACGCTATTTGAATGCGCGCGACGTTGGCGCGCTGTTGAGCCCGAAGGCCGAGCTGCTCACGTCGACGCGTCTCGCGAAGGACATCAAAAAGGGCGAGACGCCGCCGGAGCATCGCTTCTTCGAGATGGCCGACATGCTCGTGCGCGCCCGCGCCGATGCGGACGAGCGCTATGCAATGCAGTGGTTGCGCATCCTGCGCGAGTGGCTGATGCATGCGCCCGAGCAACTCGCGCAGCGCAAGCGCGAACTGCGCGTGGTGTCGTTCGACGATCTGCTGGGCAATATCGCGCGTGCGCTCGCACAGCATCCCGACCTCGCGCAGGCACTGCGAGCGCGTTATCCGTGTGCGTTGATCGACGAGTTCCAGGATACCGACCCGCTGCAGTTCGCCATTTTCAGTGCGGTGTACGGACAGGGAGATGCAGCGGCCGACGACGAGGGGCGTGGGCCGATGTTCATGGTCGGCGATCCCAAACAGGCCATCTACAGCTTCCGCGCGGCGGATCTGCACACTTATCTCGCGGCGCGCGAGAATGCCGACGCGGCCTATACGCTTGCCGTCAATCAGCGCTCGACGCCGGCCATCATCGAGGCGGGCAACCGGCTTTTCGGCGCCAACGACAGGGCCTTCGTGCTCGACGGGCTCGACTATCCGCCGGTGCGTCCGGGATCGCGGCGGCGCGCGCCGTTGTCGGACGTGCGCAGCGTTGCCGATCTGACCGTCTGGTGGCTGCCGGACGACGAACCGCTGTCGAAAGACGAGGCGCAGCAAGCTTGCGCCAGGGCGACGGCCGCCGAGGTTGCCCGCTTGCTGGCGGGCGCATCACGCGGCGACGTGTGCATCGGCGAGCGGCCGCTGGCCCCGGGCGACATCGCCGTGATCGTACAGACGCACCGTCAGGGTGCGCTGATGAAAGCGATGCTCGCCGAGCATGCGGTGGGCAGCGTCGAACTCACGCAGGATTCCGTGTTCGCGAGCGAGGAGGCCGAAACGCTGCTGCGTGTGCTGCGGGCGGTCGAGTCGCCGGGGGACGTGCGCGCGCTGCGGGCTGCACTGGCGACCGAGTTGTTCGGCCTCGATGCCACGGCGCTTTACCGCATGCAGACGAGCGAAGCGTCCGACGCCGAAGCGATCGCGTGGATCGAGCGCCTGCAACGGTATCGCCAGTTGTGGATCGAGCGCGGCTTCTCCGCGATGTGGCGCACGCTGATGCGCGAACTGGGACTGGCCGCGCGCCTGGTGGCGCAGGCCGGTGGCGAGCGGCGTCTCACGAACTTCATGCACCTGGCCGAACTCGCGCAGGCGCGCTGGGCCGAGCAGCCGGGCATGCCCGCGCTGCTGCGCTGGCTGGCCTCGCAGCGCAACGCAAGCGGCGGCGAGGAGGCGCAGTTGCGGCTCGAGTCGGACCAGAATCTCGTGCAGATCGTGACCGTTCACAAGTCGAAGGGGCTGGAGTACGGCGTGGTCTTTTGTCCATTCCTCTGGGACGGCGCAGTGCGCGACGGCGGCAGCCTCGACGGGCTCGAATACCACGATGGCCCGACGGCCGTGATCGATTTCACCGACGCGGCGGGCAAGGGTACGCCGGCGGCAGCCGCATTGCGCCGCGAGCAGTCGGCGGAGCAGGTGCGCTTGCTGTACGTGGCGCTCACGCGCGCCGTCTACCGCTGCTATCTGGCGGCGGGCATCTATGCATCGCGCAGGAGCGTGAAGGAGGCTTGCGGCGGGATGCTCAACTGGCTCGCCGCCGGGCAGGGCATGGCGTTCGATGCGTGGATTGCCTCGACGCTCGACACCGACGAGCGAGTGCAGACGATCCGCTCGGCGTGGAAGGCGCTCGCCAGCGGTCCGATCGGGATGACACCGCTGCCCATGGGGGATGCGCTCGATACGGAGACGCGCGTCGCGCACGAGGCCCCGCCCGAACTGACCACGCGCTCGAGTACGCGGGCACTGCGGGAAGTCTGGCGCATCGGCAGCTTCTCCGGTCTGTTGGCCGGGATGCACACGGGGCCGCAACTTGGCGGCGGTCAATTGAGCGCGCCGGAGCGCACGCGCCCCGATTACGATGCGCAGGCCAACGCCGGGCCGACGTTTGCATTGCCGCCGACGGGGGACGATACCTGGCCGCCAGCGGACGACATCCTGCGTTTCCCGCGCGGTCCCGCAGCCGGCGAGAGCCTGCACCGTGTCTTCGAACTGGCCGATTTCCAGTCGCGCTCGCAATGGCCGCACGCCGTTGCACGTGCGTTGCGTGAGCGGCCACCGGGGCGGGGCGCGGAGCAGAACGACGTTTGGCGCGCGATGATGATGAACATGCTGGCCGATACGGTGACGACACCTCTGCGCCCGGGGCTGCAATTGGCCGACGTCGCGATGTCGGAGCGCCTCACCGAAATGGAGTTCACCTATCCGGCCGACGCGGTGTCGCTCGATGCGCTGCGCGGCGTGTTGCGCCAGTTCGGCTATCCGGATCTGCCGCTCGACGCGACGGTGTTGCGGGGCTATCTGAAGGGCTTCATCGATCTTGTGTTCCGTCACGGCGGCCAGTGGTGGATTCTCGACTGGAAGTCGAACTACCTCGGTACCGCACCCGAGAACTACGGCGAAGATGGATTGCGTGAAGCGATGGCCGAACACGGCTATCACCTGCAATACCTGCTGTACACGCTGGCGCTGCATCGCTACTTGCGGCGCCGTTTGCCCGACTACGATTACGATCGCGACATGGCGGGCAGTCTTTATCTTTTCGTGCGTGGCGTTCGCCCAGACTGGGCGAGCGCGCATCTGGCCGGTGACGAAGTCCCCGGCGTGTTCTTCGACAAACCATCGCGCGAAATGGTCGATGCGCTCGATCGGTTGTTTGCCGCGGGCGAGAACAGCGCGCTGGCCGAGGCCCTGTCGCTTGATGGGCTCGATGCGCTCGATGCGAACGACACGATCATCGGGCAAGGCAATGCAGGGGCTGCGCCGGGGGAGGACGCATGA